Proteins from a genomic interval of Lycium ferocissimum isolate CSIRO_LF1 chromosome 2, AGI_CSIRO_Lferr_CH_V1, whole genome shotgun sequence:
- the LOC132047907 gene encoding uncharacterized protein LOC132047907 codes for MSSKTAKELWDSLEQRFGKSNGAKLYHLQKELTGLVQGGKLTKSLEDQRLIQFLMGLNDVYTQARGNFIMMNPLPTMDTTYSLLLQDENQREIYANAQISSDSASFMATGQSLLNLAKVQGKKKYNPNVSCTHCGKTGHTIDDCYRLHGFPDDFEFTKGEAKGNAAVMYEEGEYRR; via the exons ATGAGTTCCAAAACAGCTAAGGAACTTTGGGACAGTCTAGAACAAAGGTTTGGTAAGTCTAATGGTGCCAAACTATACCACTTACAAAAGGAGCTAACAGGTTTGGTGCAAG gaGGAAAGTTAACAAAGTCACTAGAGGATCAGAGGTTAATCCAGTTTTTAatgggtttgaatgatgtttataCACAAGCTAGAGGAAACTTCATTATGATGAACCCACTACCTACTATGGACACTACATATTCTCTTCTTCTACAAGATGAGAACCAAAGAGAGATATATGCAAATGCCCAGATTTCCTCAGATTCTGCATCCTTTATGGCTACTGGACAGA GTTTGTTAAACCTCGCAAAAGTTCAAGGGAAAAAGAAATACAATCCCAATGTAAGTTGTACTCATTGTGGAAAGACAGGACACACAATAGATGATTGTTATAGGTTACATGGATTCCCAGATGATTTTGAGTTCACTAAAGGAGAAGCTAAAGGCAATGCAGCAGTAATGTATGAAGAAGGGGAATACCGCCGATAA